GACTTCAGCCTGAGCGCCAGCCTGTCGGCCTGTACGCTGCTTTATGAGGTACCTTCCAGGATAGGGGCCGGGACCAGCCCGCACGCCCGCCGGGCCGCGCAGGGCGCCCGGGCGCCCCCCTCCCGCCTCCCGGTCCATCGGCTGTACTCGCCCGGCGCTGCGGCTCCGGCTGCTCAGCCGCGCCTGGGTCGAGGCCGCCGGTGTTTTCCCTATGGCTCGGAGGAGGCTGCGTCAGGACGGTGGCTGGGAGCACGTAGGGACCCTCTGGGGTCCCTGGGTAGTGGTCTTTCGGCTCTGGTTCCCGCCCCACAGATGGGCCATCACGATCGGGCTGAGCGTTCTGCTCTTGAGCCAACGGTCTTGCTAGGAGCCCCCTCCCTGATGTGGCGGCGCTGGACTTGgcgggcagtggggaggggctcGGGGGACAGGATCCCACCCACCCGGGAGATGGAGGGCAGAGCTGAGCTGGGACACAGTGAGGGTCACTCGCCCTCCCTGGGCGTCCCCTGCTCAAGGTGCCAAGGTGCTGGCCCGTGTTGCAGGGAGCCGTGGAGCCTATGCAGATTGATGTGGACCCCCAGGAGGACCCGCAGAACGCGCCCGATGTCAACTACGTTGTGGAGAACCCCACCCTGGTACGGAGCCTGGCGGGCACTCCTGGAGCGTCGGGGACTGCTTGGGGGTGTCAGTCCTGCTGGGAGGTCCAGGCTAGGCTCCCCACTTCCACCGCATCTTTTTCTGACTCAGAAACTTTTAGGGTTTGTAGTTGTGCACTTATAATGGGTTGCTAGTCGGTTCCAGACCCTGCACCTGCTTCTCCCCCACACGGAGGAgccctgtgtgccaggcccccCTGCAGGTCGAGTCTCACTGCGAGGGCAGGTCTTCCTTGGGACTCAGCCTGGGAAGCACTGTCTCCTCACTGCTCAGCTTGGTGACTGGCTGCCCACGTGGCTGTGGCCGTTCAACCCCCCAGGGCAGAGATTGACTCCAGAGGCCCTTGCACTGGCCCATCCCGAGTGGCCTTTCGTCAGCCCCTGGACAGTGGTTTATTTGGTGCCCACATGCCACTACTCCTGACTCACTGGCTGGGGTTTGAGGTCTAGGGTCCCAGCTTGCAcaatccacccccacccccaggatctGGAGCAGTATGCGGCCAGCTACAGTGGCCTGATGCGCATCGAACGACTGCAGTTCATTGCTGACCACTGCCCCCCGCTGCGGGTGGAGGCCCTGAAGATGGCCCTGTCCTTCGTGCAGAGGACCTTCAACGTGGACATGTACGAGGAGATCCACCGCAAGCTCCTGGAGGCTGCCAGGTGAGGCCAGGGCTCAatgaggtggggcaggggctgcgtGTACTATATGGCCAGCCTGGGCAAGGGCCTTCCCTATGCTCCTGCAGTGCCTGGCCCCATGACACAGTGATCTGGCTTTCTTGTTGAAAAGCCAGGAGGAGCAGAAACGGCCCAACGGGCTAGACTCTCACTCTCCTCGCTGAGAATTCAGGCTCCCTCCACATTTGCATGTGTGTGCAGTTCCAACATTGAGCAGAGCCTGTGGAGACTGCAACGTGCTTTTTGCTTCTCAGCACGGCTGTGTGACTTATTTCTCGCTGGGCTCTCCCGCCAGGCTGCGGGCTCCTGCCGTCACAACTGCCCCTGTGCCAACTGGGCGCCCTCCCAGTGGGGGTGAGGGCCAATGGGAGGCAGCTGCCCCCCTGCACACGGGCCCCTAATGGCCAGGTCCTCCCTCAGGGAGCTGCAGAATGCACCGGATGCCATCCCTGAGAGTGGTGTGGAGCCCCCACCCTTGGACACAGCCTGGGTGGAGGCCACGCGGAAGAAGGCCTTGCTGAAGCTGGAGAAGCTAGACACAGATCTGAAGAACTACAAGGGCAATTCTATCAAGGAGAGCATCAGGTGTGcccagggggctggggggcgggctCCATCAGAGGGAGCATCAGGTGCAcccttggggtggggggttgggcaGCCAGGCCCATGGACTGACCGGTGTCCACTTGTGGCCGGACCCACAGGCGTGGCCATGATGACCTGGGTGACCACTATCTGGACTGTGGGGACCTTAGCAACGCCCTCAAGTGTTACTCCCGGGCCCGGGACTACTGCACCAGCGCCAAGCACGTCATTAACATGTGCCTCAACGTCATCAAGGTGGGCCCTGGGGTGGGTGGCATGGGAGGGGGGCATAGGGCAGCAATGCCCGTGGGCCAGGAGGCGGCGCCCCAGGCTGAGTGCATTCCACCTGCCCACCAGGTCAGCGTCTACTTGCAGAATTGGTCTCACGTGCTGAGCTATGTCAGCAAGGCTGAGTCCACCCCGGAAATTGCCGAGGTAATGATGGCTCTGTGCCCCTTGGAACTTGCCCTAGGATCCCTGACCACTCCTGGCCCTGGTGGGCCTTGTCCTCCTGGAGTCTGCCTCTGTAGCTCTTAGGCTGGGGCCGGGTGCCTGGGGGTTGATGAAGGTATGGAGGGCGGGGGGTTGCTCACATGTGCGACCTTCTCCTGCAGCAGCGTGGGGAGCGGGACACCCAGACTCAGGCCATCCTCACCAAGCTCAAGTGTGCAGCAGGTGAGGGCCCTGGGGCACAGGGGCAGGAGGGCAGCCCGGGTGATCTCATCCCAGCCAGGGAAACCCACAAGCCCCACACCTATGCTGTACCTGACACCTACCCAGCTCAGGTCCCCCTTGGAGGCTAGGGAGTGGtgagcagtggttgggagtagAGGCAGTGCCTTCTGACAGGGCTGCCATGGCTGGTtacccctgctcccacccctaGCCCGTCAGCTGAACAGCTCGGGTGCCCTCTGCAGTAGGAATAGCAGTTGCTCAGCCTCCCTGGGCGCCTGGTTCACGGAGAGTGCTGCCGGTGCTCACTGGCGAGGTTACTTCTCACTTGCCAGCGTTTCTGCCCCAGGTGCGCGCCCGTTGATGgccccacagggccctggcaGCTTCCTCTGGATGCCGGGCTTCATCCTttttccccctgcccccacctccaggcCTGGCTGAGTTGGCCGCACGCAAGTACAAGCAGGCTGCCAAGTGCTTCCTGCTGGCTTCCTTCGATCACTGCGACTTCCCCGAGGTGAAGGGCGTGAGGGTCTCTGGGGAGGAGAACTTCACTGGGGCTTGGGAAGCAGGGTGAGGGCTCGAGAGTTGGGCTCTCTGTTGGGCGGTCACCCCCATGGGGTTCTAGGCATTCTGAGTGGGTGGTGGGTGAGGTAGGGTGGACCCAGCCCAGACTTCTGTACTGACTGCCAGTGACCCCAGGACTCTGACCCATCTCCCTTCTTGCTCCTCAGCTGCTCTCCCCCAGCAACGTGGCCGTGTACGGTGGCCTGTGCGCCTTGGCCACCTTTGACCGGCAGGAGCTGCAGCGCAATGTCATCTCCAGCAGGTGGGTGGAAGGTGGGGTATTGGGCACTGCAGCCCTGCTCCTGCGCCCCCAGCCACCTTCAGGCGGGTGGGCAGGCAGGGCCGGCTCTGAGGAGTCTGGCATCTGCAGCTCCTTCAAGTTGTTCTTGGAGCTGGAACCACAGGTTCGGGACATTATCTTCAAATTCTATGAGTCCAAATATGCCTCGTGCCTGAAGATGCTGGACGAGATGAAGGTGAGGGGCCTGGCCTGGCTTGGAGGTGGGCGAGTGCGGAAGGCCTGGGGCGGCTGTCCCTAACTGGCTCTCCTCGCCAGGACAACCTGCTCCTAGACATGTACCTGGCCCCCCACGTCAGGACCCTGTACACACAGATTCGCAACCGGGCCCTCATCCAGGTAAACGCAGGGGCAGAAGCTGAGGCCAAGGCAGGGTGCTATGGATGTGTCTGTGGGTGGCTCATGTCCCCTTTGCTCTGCAGTATTTCAGCCCCTACGTGTCAGCTGACATGCGCAAGATGGCCACGGCCTTCAACACCACAGTGGCGGCGCTGGAGGATGAGCTGACGCAGCTCATCCTGGAGGGGCTCATCAACGCCCGCATCGACTCCCACAGCAAGGTGGGCAGCCTCAGGGctgtggggtgtgggagggagaccctGGGCCCCACTGAGCCCTGCACCTCCACAGATCCTATATGCCCGGGATGTGGATCAGCGCAGCACCACCTTCGAGAAGTCCCTGCTGATGGGCAAGGAGTTCCAGCGCCGTGCCAAAGCCATGATCCTGAGGGCGGCTGTGCTACGCAACCAGATCCATGTCAAGGTGCGGGCAGGGGggccctggggttggggggatgggaTGGGCACACGCGCCCCTCTGGGCTAAGTGGCTGTCTCCATTGCAGTCCCCTCCCCGGGAAGGGAGCCAAGGGGAGCTGACGCCAGCCAACAGCCAGTCCCGGATGAGCACCAACATGTGAGGGCACCCTCGGCCTCCAGGATGGTCTGCACACCTTccaccctgcccccccccccccacccttggACTCCTGGGCCTCCCATCTGCTCCAGCAGCACTTCCAGAGGTGTTGCCTGTGGCCCACTTGTAGGGGCCTGGCTGCTGGCTGACGCTAGCCCTCAGccccctgcctgggcttcatGTGCCCAGATTCTTgtgcccccccttcccccttgctgCACCCTGTGCTGGGGGTGCTGGGGGTGCTGGGGAGGAGATGGGCTGGGGAGGAGATGGGCTTTTCTGGAAGGAGAGGCCTGCTGGGCTCGCGCACATGGCGCCTGGGGCCCCCACCCGGCAGCACTGTCTCTCAGCCTCTACGTTCGTTGTGTCATTTGGGGTTGTAGCGTTGTTGAATCTTAGTCCATTAAAGGGCAGCCTGAGAACAGCCCCTTGCACCACTCCTTCCTGTCTCCGTGGGGCCCCCTGGCCCAGTCCCCACCTCCTGGGCTCCCCTTTCTCACATTGCACTTGGCTTTACAGGGCTGAGGCCAGTGCGTGGCCCTCCTTTAAGCGGGTCCCGTGGTTAGGAAGATGATGGCGGGCGGCGCCTTGCTCATTCCCCTGTTGTGAAGGCCCTATTGACCCCGACGACACTCAGGTCTTAAAGAACCTGAGTGGGAACGTCGTGTCTTTGAAATGATTTATTGTTCATCTTGAACACACGTGGGCTGTGAGGACGGGGCAGGTCCAGCCTGGGAGCCTGCTCCCTGGTGCAGCATCTCTGGGCCCCCAGCATGGGCTGAAGGGAAGACCAGCTTGTCCTTCCGTGTGAAGTAGCAGGAGGTTCCCTGAGTAAAGGAGTTTCCTTAAGTGGGACGTTTCAAGGCTTCAGcagcagggctggggggtggcaCATGGGGCTGCAGCTGCCCTTCAGGCCAGGGCACTGCCCATGACCTCCGGGAAGCCACCTGGTTCTCCAGGCCTGGCCTGCTGTGGTTCCTGCAGACGCGGCTGGGCCCCCTTCCAGGCCAGAGACTTCTCCAGTTTGGTTTTAAAAAGCAGTCCGTGACCTGGCAGAGGGACAAGAGGAGGGAAATGGGGCTCAGGAGGCTGAGGGTCCACTGCCCACTACAGTGAGGGCGGGCGCCCGGTGGTAGCGGGCGCACCTCACCTGGACAGTCAGCTGTCTCTTTGAAAGCTCGCTTCTTGCAGCAGCCCCGGCACAGGTTAAACACACACCTGTTGCCCTGGACACAGGAAAGCGTGTGAGCCTGGGGCTAATGCTCCTCCCCTGGCCGGGCTGCAGCCTGAGTGAGTGGGCCCCGAGCACAGGTGGGGCTCTGCTGAAGACAGGCAGAGCCCCTTACGCGACAGAAGCCAACCCACCTTGGGCTGTGCCAGGCTGCCCCCAAAACAGACAGGGAGAGGACCTCTTGCGCAGGTCCCCACCCCTCCCGGGGCTGAGCTCTACCCTGGGCGGTGTGGCTAGAAAGACGGACTCACCTTTGGGTTTCCACACTGATCACACTTTGCATATTTTGCTGGGAAAAGAGCAAAAGGAGGTGCTGGTTGAACTAGGTGAGCCCACCCACCACAGCCATCTCCTACATGTGGCCCCTGGCAGGTATCCCTGCTCCCTGCGGCTGGCCAGGCCAGGTGGCTTGCAGAGGGCAGAGAACGTAGTACTCAGGATTGCGCTGGGAAACCTCATCCCATCTGCCCGAGATGCACGGGCTCCATGCCCACCACCTCCCACTTGAAGGTCCTTCTTGGGAAAGCCGCCCCAGGCCCCACTCCCTTCCTCTCCAGCTGCCTCAGGGCAGCAGCTCAGGGACCGCAGCAGGCAGGGAGGCTGACTGGCTGTGGCCTCGTGGGACCCGCCAGTCTCCTTGGGGGCACATGGAAGGGTCACAGGGCCCTTCTTGGTGGACTCTCCATGGCTTAGGAAGCAGGAGAGCCACCTGACCCTGGGGGACCCGGGGCGGGGGCTGGCCACCTCCCAGGGCTCCAGTGGTGGGAGCATCTTACGCTTCAGCGAGGGGTCGAAGgtcttatgggggttcctcagtttcttcttctgcttGTTCTTAGACAAGACGTCTGtactgccctcctcctcctccagggcccGCTTGCTACGGGCACCCCCGCTCTCCCTGCTCCCGTCCCTGGGCCTGAAAGGGAGAAGCAGCGGGCAGAGCTGAGGGACACTCATGAGAGGCAGCCCGCCAGCTGCAGTCCCCGGGTGAGGATGTGTGCAACTCCGCTGAGGCCCCAGCAGCCGGCACGGAGGCTGGGACACCAGTGTCTGAGCCACTGAGTCCTGGGCGGGGCTGTGGCTACAGATGACAGCCTAGCCTCACCTCAGAAAAGCCAGAGGAAGCTAGGGAGGGTCAACCTCTTGACCCCAGGGCAAACCCACTCAGGATCAGAGGAGCTTAGAGAAGCATCTTATGAAAAAAGCCATTTAAAACCTAAACATAGGCTGACAAGGAAGAGGCCCCTGGCCCCTGAGGGATGAAGCACCCCAGCCAAGGGGGGCAGCAGGCAGAACAGCCCCCTCCTCCATGTAACCCTCttgcaccccccccacccccctgccagcCCACATGTGGGAGGCTCACCCTGGCCGGAAGTAGGGCTGGCAGATCCAGTGGAAGAAAGGCAAGCCGCCTGAaggcttctctccctccttctgcctGGATATATCCTCCTGCAAAAGCCCAGAGGGCCCTCGGTTAGAGGCCCAAGGCCCAAGCCTCTTTCCCACTACACATGAGCCCAGCACCCACCTGACACCGCAGCTTCAGCTCCTGGCTCACTGCGGCAATGCCCTCCAGGGTCTTCACTTTGGCGAGCTCCTCTCGAAGCTGCTGATGCACCTGCAGCCTGATGCAGACGCCCCATCACAGAGCCAACCCGGCACCCAGCTCCCAACCACCAACCCTGAGCCCTGGGCACAGAGGAGCACGgtctctcctcccacccaacCTCACCATGTCACCGCGGCCCTCCCAGACTTGGTGGCAGGTGGTTTTGTAAATGTGGAGAGCTCGTCTTAAAAACcccaatgcagggcttccctggtggcacagtggttaagaatcctgccaatgcaggggacaagggttcgagccctggcgtgggaatatcccacatgccgtggagcaactaagcccatacgccacaactactgagcctgcgctctggagctcgcaagccacaactactgaacctgcgtgccacaactactgaagcccgcgcgtctagagcctgtgctccgcaacgagaagccaccacaatgagaagcctgcgcacctcaacaaagcatagcccccgctcgccgcaactagagaaagcccacacgcagcaacgaagacccacgcggccaaaaataaataaataaaataaattttttaaaaaatttagggaaaaaacacaaacaaaccccAATGTTCCAGGCAGGCCTCAGACCAGACAGCGTTTGCCCTGGGGGGGCAACTCACGTGTGGTGCCACAGCTTAAAGAGGTGGGCCCGGACGTAGGACAGAGGGCACGGGTGCTGCCGCACGATGTCCAGGTACTCCTCGGCCAGCTCCCACACGGCAGGACTGCGGCCCTCGAACAGGGCAGGGTTGTGCAGGTTTCCCTCTGCAGGAGGAAGGCAATGCAAGGCTCAGGGGCCCCCGTGCCTCGCCACTCCAAGGGCAAGGCTGGCCACTGGCCTGACAGCTCTGGCCCATCAGGCAGATGGAGACTTCAGGGATGACAGCGTGAAGCCTGAGGCTCTGTAGCTGGGCCAATGGTGCCATGATGCAAACAGGCCCCTCCAGCATCTGCCAGTGGTGGCCCAGCTGTGGGCAAGGGCACAGCCTCACCTGCACTCATGACCCCTTGCACCCCCGTGTCCTGGATGCAGCGTTCCACGTCCCGCAGGCACTGGATGTTCCCATTGGCAAACACAGGGATGGCCACTGCCTTCCTGTCGGGGAACAGGATGGGCAGACGCTCAGAAGGATGCTGTTTCCCCCACAACCCTGGGGGGAGGGCCAGGCCCCCAAACTCCATCTTCCCACTGTGCTGTTCACCCCCAGGCCCAGCACCCCTCCTGCTGCCCAAAGGGCTGAGGGCCTTGCCTTGGGGCTGGGCTGTCTCCCTGCCCTGGGTTCACCCCGTGTCCACTCACCGCACAGCCTTGATGTGCTCCCAGGACGCGGTGCCCGACAAGGGCCCCTTCTGCTCCTTGGTGCGCCCGTGGACAGTCAGCAACTAGGACACAGCAGCACCTGGCTCAGCCCCACTCTCAACTGCGGCCCCCAAACCAACTCCAGGGGACCCTCTGCCTTCGGCTTTTAGGGTATCAACTTCCCATGCAGAGCAGAGGAAAGGCCGCCCTGTGCCTCGCTCACTCAGTGCTGCACTTGAGGCCAGCTGACACCCTGGGGGTGCTGCCTGGGGCTTGCACGTCAGAGCCAGGCTACTACGCCACCCAGGATGTGAGGTGAGAGGCCCAGACCCTTTCAAGGGCCAGTCCTCTCTGTAGTGGCAGCACCCCCGCTGCCCAAGGCCAAAGGTGTGAGGGAGGAGCAGGCACCAGCCTGACCCCAGGGCTGGTGGGGGGTGAGTGGGAAGAAGGTGGTTGAGGCCCAGCACCTCCCCCTGCACAATACTGGCCTCCTGGGCCCAAGCATGGGGCTCCCCTCCCCTCATCAGGCCTCACCTAAAGGTCACTGATTCCTGCCCACCCCAGAGGGTAAACCCTCAAGGGGCACTCCTGGAGGCGGGGGAACAGTGCAGGGCCCTGGGAGCCCATAGCCCTCACCTGGCAGCCAGCCTTTTCCAGCATCTGGGCGTACCTTACAGTCTTGTCAATCTCTGGGAAGACACGGATCTTGCATGTGACAGGGACAGAAAGTTTTTCGTGGGCTAGCAGAACTAGGGAAAGGCAGAGTCAGCTCCTGAGAGAACTGTGGTGCCACCTTCAGGCAGGGTGTGGGGACCCATGGCTAAGCCCCCAAAGGAGCAAAGGCCCTGCAGCCGCCCCGCGCTGGCTCCCTCTCGATGGCAGCTGAGAGTTGCACCTCTGACCCTAGGGCATTGGAGAGGCCAGGACTGGGAGGGCGAGGATGCCGCCCTCCAGCACCTACTATCTGGTTCGACGGGGGGACAGCAGGAGCGGGACAGGCGACTTCACAGCCACCTTCTACAGTGGAAAGGCGCGGGGGTTGCCACAGCCAAGAGGACTCTGCCAGCCACTGTCCTCTCCTGAACCCTGCCAGGCTGTCTCAGGCTTGCCACCCAACCACAACCTGGCCCCAAGTCCCCGCAGGTAGTGTGTGGCCAACTCACTCATTCTTTGGAGGAGGTCCCACTCCTCCTGCAGGAAGGCGCCATAGTGACCTGCGAAGAACAAGCATGCCCTCTGCAACCCCCTCTCGAGTCCACATGGGCCTCGAGCTGCCTGGCCAGGTTCTATTAGCCCGGCGGCCCGAGCTCAAGGGTGCTGAATGGAATGCCCACCCCACACGGTCTCTGACCAACCAGCAACTCCTCAGGCCcagtgagggagaaaggctgaaaTGCCAGGGCAGCAGCCACTGGTCCCTGAGGCAGCACGAGGGCGTGGTGGGGACTTTTCAGCAAAACACATTTATCCAGAGGGAGCCCAACAACTTCCCAGGACGTGATGAGCCCCTGACAGCCAGCTGAACCCTGTCCCCCGCCCTCAGTGCCTGAGAAGGGCCACTCTCCAGAAGGAGGAGCAAAGAAAGGGCCGGTGGCCGCCTGAGCTGCTGCcatcagaggcagggccaggccccTGGCCAGCTCAGCCACACACTGGGCACCTCTGGGCTTGGAGTCCACCCCAGCCAAAAGCTTGTGCAATGACACAGAACCCCAGAACGGGAACTCACCTCGCTTGGCTATCATCTGCGGGCAGCCCAAATTCAGGTCGATGGCATCGCAGTAGTCCTGAGCCAGGAGAGCTGCCTGGACAAACACCTCCGGGTCATTGGCACAGAACTGAAAGAGACACGAAAGTTACCATGAGCCCAAGCCAGTCCCACACGGGTTCATAGGTGACCAGTGGGGGTGTTGCCTGAGGGGATGACCACAGGATGGCATCCTATCTTAGATGTTTACAATTTAACCAAGCTGGGATGCGTTCCCATGCCACCACGAGAGCGAGTTACAACTTCAGACAACTCTCCCAGTTGTAGCAGAAAGCCAGTATCACTGACTTTGCGAAGAGCAGAGCCATTCTCTCTAACTGTTCTGATAAAGAGGGAGCACTATGGGTGATGCTGGGGAGGGGGTTGCGAATCTTCCATCACACCCAGGTCGTCCGTTCACCAAAAGCCTGAGGCAGCTCCCAGGAAGAGGTCAATCTCTGGGAGAACtggcccacccccgcccctccgATCTCAGGAAGCCTTTTCCGGAAGGGCCCAGGGAGAGGTGCTCGGCCAGCATTCTGGGCTGGGCTGCCCACCTGCACGATGAGAGGCCGGTCCTCGGGGCACACGTCGCAGTACAGGTTCTCCTTGCGGTAGTTGGCATCTCGAATGAAGACCTGGGCGTGCAGCATGGGTGTGTAGCACAGCTGGGCCCCATGGCGGCGGCTCAGCAGCCTCCAGGCCAGCTCGCTTTGGTCCACCATGGGGGCCACCACGTGGCGGGCCCCCCCCAGGGTACAGCTCCAGAACTCGAAGCCCTGCAGCTTTGGCATCGTCTCC
The genomic region above belongs to Phocoena phocoena chromosome 19, mPhoPho1.1, whole genome shotgun sequence and contains:
- the GPS1 gene encoding COP9 signalosome complex subunit 1 isoform X11 encodes the protein MPLPVQVFNLQGAVEPMQIDVDPQEDPQNAPDVNYVVENPTLDLEQYAASYSGLMRIERLQFIADHCPPLRVEALKMALSFVQRTFNVDMYEEIHRKLLEAARSSLRELQNAPDAIPESGVEPPPLDTAWVEATRKKALLKLEKLDTDLKNYKGNSIKESIRRGHDDLGDHYLDCGDLSNALKCYSRARDYCTSAKHVINMCLNVIKVSVYLQNWSHVLSYVSKAESTPEIAEQRGERDTQTQAILTKLKCAAGLAELAARKYKQAAKCFLLASFDHCDFPELLSPSNVAVYGGLCALATFDRQELQRNVISSSSFKLFLELEPQVRDIIFKFYESKYASCLKMLDEMKDNLLLDMYLAPHVRTLYTQIRNRALIQYFSPYVSADMRKMATAFNTTVAALEDELTQLILEGLINARIDSHSKSPPREGSQGELTPANSQSRMSTNM
- the GPS1 gene encoding COP9 signalosome complex subunit 1 isoform X2 produces the protein MPLPVQVFNLQQPASSVSGSGGAESQDRMRGGPAPRAAASSVADVHCAPPSGRSELFLPGTAGDFSLSASLSACTLLYEGAVEPMQIDVDPQEDPQNAPDVNYVVENPTLDLEQYAASYSGLMRIERLQFIADHCPPLRVEALKMALSFVQRTFNVDMYEEIHRKLLEAARSSLRELQNAPDAIPESGVEPPPLDTAWVEATRKKALLKLEKLDTDLKNYKGNSIKESIRRGHDDLGDHYLDCGDLSNALKCYSRARDYCTSAKHVINMCLNVIKVSVYLQNWSHVLSYVSKAESTPEIAERGERDTQTQAILTKLKCAAGLAELAARKYKQAAKCFLLASFDHCDFPELLSPSNVAVYGGLCALATFDRQELQRNVISSSSFKLFLELEPQVRDIIFKFYESKYASCLKMLDEMKDNLLLDMYLAPHVRTLYTQIRNRALIQYFSPYVSADMRKMATAFNTTVAALEDELTQLILEGLINARIDSHSKILYARDVDQRSTTFEKSLLMGKEFQRRAKAMILRAAVLRNQIHVKSPPREGSQGELTPANSQSRMSTNM
- the GPS1 gene encoding COP9 signalosome complex subunit 1 isoform X8, with the protein product MPLPVQVFNLQGAVEPMQIDVDPQEDPQNAPDVNYVVENPTLDLEQYAASYSGLMRIERLQFIADHCPPLRVEALKMALSFVQRTFNVDMYEEIHRKLLEAARELQNAPDAIPESGVEPPPLDTAWVEATRKKALLKLEKLDTDLKNYKGNSIKESIRRGHDDLGDHYLDCGDLSNALKCYSRARDYCTSAKHVINMCLNVIKVSVYLQNWSHVLSYVSKAESTPEIAERGERDTQTQAILTKLKCAAGLAELAARKYKQAAKCFLLASFDHCDFPELLSPSNVAVYGGLCALATFDRQELQRNVISSSSFKLFLELEPQVRDIIFKFYESKYASCLKMLDEMKDNLLLDMYLAPHVRTLYTQIRNRALIQYFSPYVSADMRKMATAFNTTVAALEDELTQLILEGLINARIDSHSKILYARDVDQRSTTFEKSLLMGKEFQRRAKAMILRAAVLRNQIHVKSPPREGSQGELTPANSQSRMSTNM
- the GPS1 gene encoding COP9 signalosome complex subunit 1 isoform X1: MPLPVQVFNLQQPASSVSGSGGAESQDRMRGGPAPRAAASSVADVHCAPPSGRSELFLPGTAGDFSLSASLSACTLLYEGAVEPMQIDVDPQEDPQNAPDVNYVVENPTLDLEQYAASYSGLMRIERLQFIADHCPPLRVEALKMALSFVQRTFNVDMYEEIHRKLLEAARSSLRELQNAPDAIPESGVEPPPLDTAWVEATRKKALLKLEKLDTDLKNYKGNSIKESIRRGHDDLGDHYLDCGDLSNALKCYSRARDYCTSAKHVINMCLNVIKVSVYLQNWSHVLSYVSKAESTPEIAEQRGERDTQTQAILTKLKCAAGLAELAARKYKQAAKCFLLASFDHCDFPELLSPSNVAVYGGLCALATFDRQELQRNVISSSSFKLFLELEPQVRDIIFKFYESKYASCLKMLDEMKDNLLLDMYLAPHVRTLYTQIRNRALIQYFSPYVSADMRKMATAFNTTVAALEDELTQLILEGLINARIDSHSKILYARDVDQRSTTFEKSLLMGKEFQRRAKAMILRAAVLRNQIHVKSPPREGSQGELTPANSQSRMSTNM
- the GPS1 gene encoding COP9 signalosome complex subunit 1 isoform X5, with translation MPLPVQVFNLQGAVEPMQIDVDPQEDPQNAPDVNYVVENPTLDLEQYAASYSGLMRIERLQFIADHCPPLRVEALKMALSFVQRTFNVDMYEEIHRKLLEAARSSLRELQNAPDAIPESGVEPPPLDTAWVEATRKKALLKLEKLDTDLKNYKGNSIKESIRRGHDDLGDHYLDCGDLSNALKCYSRARDYCTSAKHVINMCLNVIKVSVYLQNWSHVLSYVSKAESTPEIAEQRGERDTQTQAILTKLKCAAGLAELAARKYKQAAKCFLLASFDHCDFPELLSPSNVAVYGGLCALATFDRQELQRNVISSSSFKLFLELEPQVRDIIFKFYESKYASCLKMLDEMKDNLLLDMYLAPHVRTLYTQIRNRALIQYFSPYVSADMRKMATAFNTTVAALEDELTQLILEGLINARIDSHSKILYARDVDQRSTTFEKSLLMGKEFQRRAKAMILRAAVLRNQIHVKSPPREGSQGELTPANSQSRMSTNM
- the GPS1 gene encoding COP9 signalosome complex subunit 1 isoform X6 encodes the protein MPLPVQVFNLQGAVEPMQIDVDPQEDPQNAPDVNYVVENPTLDLEQYAASYSGLMRIERLQFIADHCPPLRVEALKMALSFVQRTFNVDMYEEIHRKLLEAARSSLRELQNAPDAIPESGVEPPPLDTAWVEATRKKALLKLEKLDTDLKNYKGNSIKESIRRGHDDLGDHYLDCGDLSNALKCYSRARDYCTSAKHVINMCLNVIKVSVYLQNWSHVLSYVSKAESTPEIAERGERDTQTQAILTKLKCAAGLAELAARKYKQAAKCFLLASFDHCDFPELLSPSNVAVYGGLCALATFDRQELQRNVISSSSFKLFLELEPQVRDIIFKFYESKYASCLKMLDEMKDNLLLDMYLAPHVRTLYTQIRNRALIQYFSPYVSADMRKMATAFNTTVAALEDELTQLILEGLINARIDSHSKILYARDVDQRSTTFEKSLLMGKEFQRRAKAMILRAAVLRNQIHVKSPPREGSQGELTPANSQSRMSTNM
- the GPS1 gene encoding COP9 signalosome complex subunit 1 isoform X4 gives rise to the protein MPLPVQVFNLQQPASSVSGSGGAESQDRMRGGPAPRAAASSVADVHCAPPSGRSELFLPGTAGDFSLSASLSACTLLYEGAVEPMQIDVDPQEDPQNAPDVNYVVENPTLDLEQYAASYSGLMRIERLQFIADHCPPLRVEALKMALSFVQRTFNVDMYEEIHRKLLEAARELQNAPDAIPESGVEPPPLDTAWVEATRKKALLKLEKLDTDLKNYKGNSIKESIRRGHDDLGDHYLDCGDLSNALKCYSRARDYCTSAKHVINMCLNVIKVSVYLQNWSHVLSYVSKAESTPEIAERGERDTQTQAILTKLKCAAGLAELAARKYKQAAKCFLLASFDHCDFPELLSPSNVAVYGGLCALATFDRQELQRNVISSSSFKLFLELEPQVRDIIFKFYESKYASCLKMLDEMKDNLLLDMYLAPHVRTLYTQIRNRALIQYFSPYVSADMRKMATAFNTTVAALEDELTQLILEGLINARIDSHSKILYARDVDQRSTTFEKSLLMGKEFQRRAKAMILRAAVLRNQIHVKSPPREGSQGELTPANSQSRMSTNM
- the GPS1 gene encoding COP9 signalosome complex subunit 1 isoform X3, which produces MPLPVQVFNLQQPASSVSGSGGAESQDRMRGGPAPRAAASSVADVHCAPPSGRSELFLPGTAGDFSLSASLSACTLLYEGAVEPMQIDVDPQEDPQNAPDVNYVVENPTLDLEQYAASYSGLMRIERLQFIADHCPPLRVEALKMALSFVQRTFNVDMYEEIHRKLLEAARELQNAPDAIPESGVEPPPLDTAWVEATRKKALLKLEKLDTDLKNYKGNSIKESIRRGHDDLGDHYLDCGDLSNALKCYSRARDYCTSAKHVINMCLNVIKVSVYLQNWSHVLSYVSKAESTPEIAEQRGERDTQTQAILTKLKCAAGLAELAARKYKQAAKCFLLASFDHCDFPELLSPSNVAVYGGLCALATFDRQELQRNVISSSSFKLFLELEPQVRDIIFKFYESKYASCLKMLDEMKDNLLLDMYLAPHVRTLYTQIRNRALIQYFSPYVSADMRKMATAFNTTVAALEDELTQLILEGLINARIDSHSKILYARDVDQRSTTFEKSLLMGKEFQRRAKAMILRAAVLRNQIHVKSPPREGSQGELTPANSQSRMSTNM